The following nucleotide sequence is from Candidatus Rokuibacteriota bacterium.
GCGGCGCCAACCGTTCGGCGAGCTCCCGGCCGCTCATCTGCGGCATGACGGCATCCGTCACCATGAGCTGGATCGGGCCGGCATGCCGCTCGCAGGTGAGCAGCGCCTCCCCGCCGTGCTGCGTGTCCAACACCGTGTAACCGTCGGCCCGAAGGATGTCCCGCGCCAGCTCTCGGACTCCCTCCTCATCTTCCACAAGGAGGATCGTTTCCGTCCCGTGGGGTACCTGGGCGAGCGCTGCCTTCGGCCTCGCCGGCGCGGAAGCCTCATCAACCCGCGGCAGATAGATTCTGAACGTCGTCCCCCGCCCCGGCTCCGTGTCGACCTCGATGTAGCCCTCGCTCTGCTTGACGATCCCGTAGACGGTGGCCAGCCCGAGCCCTGTCCCTTTGCCCGGTCCTTTGGTCGTGAAGAAGGGCTCGAAGATGTGAGCCTGAACCTCCGAGGGCATCCCGACCCCGGTGTCGCCCACGGCCAGCATCATGTGTGGGCCCGGGCTGGCCCCGGGGTGTCGCCGCACATACGCGGCGTCCAGGTCGACACGGGTGGTCTCAATGCTGAGCCGGCCGCCCTGGGGCATGGCGTCCCGGGCGTTCACGACCAAGTTCATTATGACCTGCTCGATTTGGCTCGGGTCGGCTCGCACGTGTCCCAGCGCCGGGTCCAGCGTCGTGACCAGGCTGATGTCTTCGCCGATCAGCCGCCCAAGCATCTGCTCCAGGTTGGCAATAACCCCATTGAGGTCGAGCGAGGTCGGCTGGAGGACCTGCTTACGACTGAACGCCAGGAGCTGGCGCGTCAGGTCGGCGGCCCGGCCCGCGGTCTTCTGGATCAGCTCGCTCCCCTGGCGGAGGGGATCTCCGGGCTTCAGGGAACCCAGCAGCAGCTCGGTGCGACCCATGATCACCGTGAGCAGATTGTTGAAGTCGTGAGCGATGCCGCCAGCGAGCTGCCCCACGGCTTCCATTTTTTGGGCCTGCGTCAGCTGCCCCTGCGTCTGGGCGAGCTCTTCGTAGGCCCGGCGGGTCTCCTGTAGTAGCCGGCTATTCTCCAGCGCGACGGCTGCCTGGGAGGCGAACGCCGTCGCCGCGGTCAGGTCCTCCGGGGAAAACCCTCCGACCTGCCGGGTCTGGATGCTCAGGACCCCGACCACGCGCGCTCCAACCTTGACGGGCACCCCGAGATACGCCCGGAAGCCGAGGCGGCGCCACGCCTCCCGGTGCGCCGGGAGCAGCCGGGGATCGTTCACCTGATCCGACACCATGAGGGGCTCACCCGTGACGGCCACGATCCCGCTCAGGCTCTCGCCGACCTTCAAGCGCGGGCTCAGTAGGGCCTTGTTCCACTGACCCCACGTCCCCACGACCACGAGATCATCGCCCTCCAGGAGCCGGAACCCGGCCGAATCCGTGCCGAGTAAGGCGCCGCACGCCTCGGCAATGCGTCCGAGCAGCGAGTCCAGGGGCTGCATCCTGGACAGCTCGCAGCTCAGCGCAAGCAGAGTCTCAAGCCGACTCTGGCGAGCCCGCAGCTCCTGGAGGAGCTTGGCATGTTCGATGGCGATGGCCGCCTGGTTCCCAAATGACGTGAGACTCTGGAGCTCGGCCGTGCTGAAGCGATGATGGTGACGGGTCAGGAGCGAGAGCACCCCGACCAGTCGGTCCCGCACCGGGAGGGGGATGCAGAGGAGAGACACGTAGCCCTCCTCTCGCATCCACTCGGCGTTGACCGTCCGAGAATCTGTCAGTACGTCTTCCACGACGAGCGTCTCTCGGGTGCGCGCGACGTACCCGGTCAGCCCTTCACCAACCGCAAACTCCGTCTTCCGCCCCGAGCCAGGCGCCCCCTGGGTCCCCGCCTCGGACCGAAGGACGAGGCGATCCCCCTCCAGGACCCAGATCCGCGATGCGGCACCGGGCAGGAGATCCGTCGCCGCTCCCGCCACACGTTCCAGCACCTCCGGGAGCTCCAGTGAAGCCGTGACGACCTGCGCCAGCCGGGCGAGGTCCTCCGCGTGACGCTGCCGCCGCGTCGCCTCCGCATAGAGTCGGGCGTTCTCCAGCGCGACCGCGGCCTGGTCCGCAAACGTCTGGACAAGTTGGATCTCTTCGGCAGTGAAGGCCCGCCCGGCGCGGTCCCTCACCGAGAGGGCGCCACGCACCCCGTCCTGCACGAGCAGGGGTACGGCAAGGACGGCTCGGTAGGGCCCCCGCTCGATTCGAGCCCGTACCTCCGGCGGCAAGACAATGCGCGGATCGGTCAAGATATCGGCCGTCGCCACGGGCTGCCGGTCCCGTAGGGCCAGGGCCGCCAGGCCGGTCCCCTGGGGGAACACCATGTTCGGCCCGAACGTGGGTCCGTCGTCACCTGACACGGCCACCGCCACCAGGTCGCCCGACTCTGGCTCCACCCGGAAGAGGGCGGAGTACTGGACGCCGACCAAGCTCCGCAGGCTGTCGGCAATCCATTGACCGCACTGTTCGGGGTCGAGCGATCGGGCGATGCGCCGACCGGTCTCCGCCAGGCTCTCTGCGACCCGCCGGCGACGCTCGCTCTCCTCGAAGAGACGCGCATTGGTGAGGGCGACCGCCGCTTGGCCGGCCAGCAGCGCCATGAGCTCTTTCTCTTCGGGTGAGAAGACGCGAGGGCTTGTGTAGAGAAGGGACAGCACCCCCGCCCCCTGACCGCTGGTCATCAGCGGGATGACCGCGCAGCCGTGGAGCCCCAGCGTCACGCTAAGGCGTCGGTTGAGAAAGCGCGGGTCCTCCTGGGCGTCTCTCACGTATTCGGCTCGGCCCGACTCGAAGACGCAGCCCGCCACACCCTTCCCGTAGGGGATAGCTTCGAATTCGACCAACGGCTCCTCTCCCGGAGCCAGACCAGAGGTGGCCTGCGGCCGGAGGACCCCTTCGGTCGGATCGTCGACACACACCTGCGCGACCCGGGCGCCCAGAAGGACGGTCGCGGCCTTCGTGATCTCCTGGAACACGTGCCGCACGTCCCGGGCCGAGAGGATGAGATCGCTCAGGGCGCTCAGCGCAGTCAGCTTCTCGGCCCGCTCCTCGAGGCGCGTGTAGAGACGGGTGTTCTCGATCGCGAGGGAGACCTGACCGGCCAGCGTGGTCGCCAGCCGCGTCTGCTCCGGGGTGAAGGGACGGGCGGCGCGCCAATAGTCGAGGAGGCAGGCCCCGACGACTTGGTCCTTGCGGAAGATCGGCAGGACCAGGAGGGATCCGATCTCGAACAGGGTCGCCCAGCCCGCCGGCAGCAGGGGACTGGTGGTGGGATCATCGATCTCGATCGGGCCTCGCCGTTCCATGATCTCGTCGAAGAACGGGAGGTCTTCGAGCCTCAGCGAGCCGAGATCCTTGAAGGCGGTCCACATCCGCTCGTTCGACTGGCCCGTCGCGAACTGCGACGTGACGGGCAGGATCACTCCCGTCGTCTCATCCAGGAGAAGGAACGCGCACCGGTCGACACCACAAGCCTCGGCGAGCTTTCGAGTGGCAATCGCCACCTGCTCTTTCGGGTCGGCGACAGACTCAAAAACTGTCGCCATGTCGAGTTGTAGCCTGAGTTGACGGGCCGCCTTGACTTGGCCCTGGAGGAGCGTCCAGAAGAACCGGAGGCTCCCGGCCCCAATCACCTCGACTGCTGGTGGCCTCGCCTGGAGAAGCTCCTCGAGGATGGCGCGTTGCCCCGTCACCTCGAGCACGACGTCTACGGCATGGGCGAAGACGTTCAGGTGGTGAGCGGCCGTCGGGATGCCGAGCACCCGGGCACGCTCGAGCGCCGGGGCATCCTGTCGAGGATCTACCACGACGACCACTCGGCCCTCCGGCCAATCCAGGAGGAGATCCAGCAGGGCGGCCCCTCCCCGTCCCCCGCCGACCAGGCCGACCCTCAGGCCCCCGGCAGACTGCCCCGAAGCGATAGTCACCACTGCCGGTCCCCTACGCGGGCCGCTCCGGCAGTGGTCGGCGCGAAACGGTCCTGCGGAAAAGAGTCATCATCGCTCGCGGAGAGCTCGCTGGACGAGTCGCTGGAGGTCTTCGAGGCGGAAAGGCTTGCTGAGCACCGGAGCATGGGTCGCCTCAAGAAAGCTCGCGTACTCCAGCGGCTCCGTTGTCCCGCTCACGAATACGAGCCGGCCCAGTAATGTCGGTTGTCCTCTCTCGAGCTCGCGATAGAGACCCACGCCGTCGAGCTCCGGCATCCGGAGATCACTCACGATGAGGTCGTACGAGCGGACGGCGATCTTCTCCAGCGCCTCACGGCCATTCCCGGCCATATCGACCTCGTGCCCCTCCATCGCCAGCACATCGGCCATGAGCCCAGCGACCAGGGGCTCGTCATCAACCACGAGAATCAGGGCGCGGCGGGTTTCAGCAGTGGACATATGATGGACAGGCAGTCGCCAGCCTCCTCTGAACAGGGAGACGCAAGCGGCGGGCCATTCTCGAGGAGTAGAAGAATCAGGTGCTTGCGGCGCTCTGCGCCCAGCCTCGTTCCCGAAAACGGCCACTCGTGCCCACAAATCGGCAACCGACATGCGTCAGGCCCAAAGCCGCCGAGGGTAGGCGGGTGGGCGCAGCGGCTCTCCCCGACTTCAGCCGGAATTCCCGATATGGACCCATTTTCTATTCCTCCCTCTTACGCTGCTGAGTGAGCCGCGCGCCCTCCAACCAGGCATTTCGCCCATTCAGAATAGATGACAGGGGGGTTCTCGAGCTTCCGACGGGCCCGGCATCCCGCCGGAGCACCTGCCCCGCATCTTCAACCCGTTCTTCACCACCAAGCAGCCGGGCGACGGGCGCGGCCTCGGCCTGTCCGTGGCGCACAGCATCGTCACCGAGCACGACGGCCGCATCTGGGCCGAGAACATCCCGGAGGGCGGCGCGGTCTTCACCATCGACCTGCCGATCGGCGAGCCCGAGCCGGCCCGCGAGCCCCTCCGCTTCGAATCCCGCCGCCTCTAACAGCAGCCTGCTAGCCGGTCCCCCTCGACAAGACAGCGCCCGGGCGGTAGAGTGACAGCCCGTTGCCGCAGCGCGAACCCTCTCACCCCCGGAGGCCCGGATGAGCACAGTCAAAGACGCCATCTCTCAGGCGGTGGATCGCCTCGCTGACGAGCTGGAGACGCTGTCGAAGAAGATCCACGACAACCCGGAGCTCGCGTACCAGGAAGTCAAGGCCTGCGCCTGGCTCTCGGAGTTCCTCGGCAAGCAGGGCTTCAAGGTCGAGCAGGGCGTGGGCGGCGTGGAGACGGCCTTCCGCGCCACGATCGAGACCGGCGAGGGGCCGACCGTCGCGATCCTCTGCGAGTACAACGCGCTCCCCGGCATCGGGCACGCCTGCGGCCACAACATCATCGCGACCTCCGGCGCGGGCGCCGGCGCGGCGCTCGCGGCCGTCAAGGGCCAGCTGCCCAAGGGGCGCGTCCAGGTGATCGGGACTCCGGCGGAGGAGGGCGGCGGCGGCAAGATCAAGCTCATCAAGGCGGGCGTGTTCAAGGACGTGGACGCCGCCATGATGATCCACGGCTTCGACCGCACGCTGTTGCACCAGGACCTGCTCGGCATCGCGCGCGCAACCTTGGAGTTCACCGGCAAGGCCTCGCACGCCTCGGCCGACCCGTGGGAGGGCGTCAACGCGCTGGACGCCTGCGTTCAGACGTACAACGCCGTCTCCATGCTGCGCCAGCAGGTGCGCCCCGACTGCCGGATCCACGGCATCATCACGAGCGGTGGCGCGGCGGCCAACATCATCCCCGAGTACGCGTCGGCGGTTTTCTACGTCCGCGCTCCAAGCATCGACACGATGTGGGACCTCTATCGGCGAGTCATCGCCTGCGCCGAGGGGGCGGCCAAGGCTTCCGGCTGCGAGCTCCAGGTGACCCAGCACGACAGCGTCTACGAGCCGATGAAGTCGAGCCGCGTCCTCCTCGACCTCTTCAAGGCCAACATGACATCCGTCGGCCTCAAGGAGGGCGAGCCGATCCCCGACCGGAAGGGCTCCTCCGACGTCGGCAACGTCAGCCAGGTGCTGCCGACCATCCAGCCGATGATCGGCATCGCACCCGAGGGCATGGCCATCCACACGCGCGACTTCGCCGACGCGGCCGTCAAGCCGCTGGCAAGACAGGGCATGGTCGCCGCCGCCAAAACCATGGCCATGACAACCTTCGATCTTCTCGCCGAGCCCGCGCGGATCACGGCCGCCAAGAAGGAATTCACCCATGGCAGCTGAGGCGCTCGACCAGGCGAAGACCAAGGTCGCGGAGGCGGTGGACCGCCTGGCCGACGACCTCGAAAAGATCTCCCACCAGATCCACGGCAACCCGGAGCTCTGCTTCAAGGAGGAAAAGGCGGCAGGGTGGCTCAGCGACTTCCTCGAGAAGCAGGGCGCCCGCGTCGAGCGCGGTGTCGGCGGGCTGCCGACGGCCTTCCGCGCGAGCATCGAGGGTAGCGGGCCGGGGCCGACAGTGGCCATCATGGCGGAGTACGACGCCCTGCCCAATATTGGGCATGCCTGCGGGCACAACGTGATCGCCACCGCGGGCACCGGCGCGGGCGCCGCCATCGCTCTAGCCCTGGGCAAGGTGCCGTTCGCGGGACGCATCCAGGTGATCGGGACGCCGGCCGAGGAGGGCGGCGCGGGCAAGGTCAGGCTCATGGAGGCGGGAGTCTTCAAGGACGTGGACGCCGCCATGATGATCCACGGACGCTGCGGCACGCAGGTGTGGCGGCCGAGCCTCGGCATCATCAAGGTCAAGTGCGAGTTCTTCGGCAAGGCCTCGCACGCCTCGTCCTGGCCCTGGCGCGGAGTCAACGCGCTCAACGCCATGATCCAGCTCTTCGTCTCACTCGACCTGATGCGCCAGCAGATCAAACCGGACGCGCGCGTGCACGGCATCATCACCAAGGGCGGCGACCAGGCCAATATCATCCCCGAGCACACGTCGGCGGAGTTCTACCTGCGAGCCCCCAGCAAGGACTACTGCAAGGAGCTGCTGCGGCGCTTCGAGGGGTGCGCCCAGGGCGCGGCAACCGCGACGGGCTGCACGACCAAGGTCACGGCGGACGCGACCATCCACGACCCGCTGAAGGCGAACTTCACGATGGCGGAGCTGTTCGGCAAGAACCTCGAGCGGATCGACTTCCCCGTCGATCCCGACGACGGCGAGGCGGGCTACGGCTCGACGGACTGCGGCAACGTCAGCCAGGCCATCCCGACCATCCACCCGTACATCCGCATCTCGCCCGACGGCATTCCGGGGCACTCACGCGAGTTCGCCGAGTGGGCGAAGTCGCCGCTGGCGCGCACCGGCATGGTCGCAGGCGCGAAAGCGCTCGCGCTGACCGCGCTCGACCTCCTGGCCAACCCCGCGGAGCTCAAGAAAGCCAAAGACGAGTTCGCCGGGACGAAGACCTGAGGCCCCGAAAGCCTGCTGCGCGCCGGCCGGGGGCGCAGGCCGGCGAGAAGGGTCCAGATGCGAGGCGGCGCCCGAAGGCCGCAGGTGAGGCGTAGTCTCTCTACGTTGAACCTGCGGCCGAGGGCGCCCCAACAGTCTTCTTGTTAAATGAAGCAGCTGGGCCCCTTATCGGCGGCCGGCTAGGCCTCGCGCACGGCGCGTAGGACCTTGCGCGCCTGGCCTAGGTGGTCCATGACGTGGAGCCTGAAGATGACGGCGTAGGCTTTCCAGTCGAGCTCTTCGATCCAGTGCAGCGGCGTCTCGTGACCGTCAGGCTCCTTCACGTTGATGACCATCACGACCGGCGCGCGCGCGTCGTAGAGTCTGTCGGGCGCCGCGACGAGGGCCGCCACGACCTCCGCCTGGAGCTTCTTGAGCTCGCCCAAGAGCTCCGCCCACGGGCGAGCCAGCGGGTCGCGAGACTGAAGCCCCGCCGGGATGGGCTCACCCGGGGGCCGCCTCCCCGCGAGCAGATCGTGGAGCTCCTCGAGGCTCGGCCGATGTGTCTCCACGAGGTGATCCGCCACCTCCTGAATGCTCCACTCGCCCGGAAGCGCCCGCACGCGCGCCTCGGCCTCCGTCACTCCGTCCAGGAACCCTTCGAGGGCGGCGAAACCGGCCGCGACACGCTCGTGGATCTGGGCAGCCGCGAGACGGGTGCCCTTGTCGCGTAGGTACTCTATCGCCTTGACCTGCTCGGGCCTCATAGAGGCGGAGCCTACTACAGCCCGGCGGACCCGCCCGGGCCTATCCCGGCCTTCACCCGCGCCTGACTGCCAAGCCACGCCACCAGACGCCATTTTCTGTCGCCGAAAACTGGCAGTCCAGGCTCCTCCCTGCCCGATCCATCCGCTGGGCATCTATTATTTCACTTACTTACACGCTGTCTGGAGCTGAGCCCGGATGGTACACGAGGTGCATACCGTTTAAACGGTCGCGCGAGGGGGCCCTGAGAGCCCAGTCAAACCCGCACTTTGAAGCCCGGAACGGAGCTAACGATGAGATTGATCCAGCGGGGTTGGCAGGCGGCAGGGGTCCTGGCTCTGGCCCTCCTCGTCAGCCCCACGGCGATGGTGCAGGCCGCCTCCCCCGAGGGAGCAGGCGTGGCAACGGCGGTCAGCGGCGAAGTGACGGTCTCCCACGCGGTTTCGCCGGCGCCGCAGGCGCTCCACTTCAAGGACGAGGTCCTTTACCGGGACCGCATCAGCACGGCCGCCCGCTCGCTGGCGCGGCTGCTGCTCGGCAAGAAGGCCCTCGTCACGGTGCGCGAGCTCTCGGAGCTCCAGCTGATCGACCTGGCCGGGACCTCCACGGTGCACCTCGTGTTGGGCAAGATCGCCATCGGCGTCGCCCGCCAGCGCATGCGCCCCGGTGAGACCGTCGAGATCCGGACGCAGAACGCCGTGGCCGCCATCCGCGGCACCGTCGTCGTCGCCGAGAGGCTCACCCCTCCCGGCGGCTCCGACCCCGTCACGCGCCTGCACGTCCTGTCCGGCTACATCGACGTCACCACGCCGGGCAACCCCGGCGCGCCTCCGCTGAGGCTGGTCGCGCCCTCGAGCCTCACGGTCACCGGCAACACCATGGATCGGCCGGTGCCGCTCAACGCCGCGGCGCGGGCGGCGCTCCTGAGCGATCTCCAGCCCACGCAGCCGCTACCGACGAGGGTGCTGGGGAGTCTCGTGCGCGGCGAGCAGGCGAGGGCTGCCGGGCTGGCGCGCATCATCACCGGAGACCGGAACGGGGGCGGCGAGCGTGTGGACGTTCAGGGTCCGCCCGTGGACGTGCAGGCGCCGACCACACCGGTCACGCCACCCACACCGAGCACGCCGAGCGCCGGCCCGTCCTCCTCTCCGCCCTTTATTTTCAACAACCAAAGCCCCGAACTTACGGGCGATCTGTACACGGTTCGGGGCGGCTCGCCGCAGAACATCTTCACCGACTTCCTGGAGGCGACCAATAGCACGGTCACCGTCGGCGGCAGCCCGCAGCTCTCCCCAACGGCCAACGGGTTCGTGGCTCAGAATCACGGGACGGTCGGCCTCGACGGCGGGCTCGTGGACGCGGCAAACCCCCAGATCACCTCCTCGGCCGACTTCGTCCTCGGCGCGGGCAAGGGCCAGTTCATCGTGACGGGCCCGGCGGCCCCCCTGGTCTCACTGACAGGCGGGACGGAGGAGCCGATCCAGCACAGCGGCGGCTTCCTCGACCTGAATGCGGCCGCGGTCACGACGGCGCGCGCCGTCCGGGTGGACGTGGCCCTGCTCGAGGCGAGCGCGCCGCTGCTGAACCTGTCCGGGGCCAGCGGATCGCAGCTGACCACGAGCGGGAACGCCATCGACCTGACGTCGAAGGCGAAGGTCACCAATACCGCCGCCTTCGTGACTGACCTGCCTGGGGATTTCCGAACCAAGGGAAGCTCGAGAGAATGGCGCCCTCCGGGACGGCGAGGGAGTCGTGCGAAAGGGGCGGTTTACCGAAAAGCAGATGGTCGCGATTCTGAGGGAAGCCGATCAACGGCCCGTGGCAGAGGTCGCGAAGAAGCACGGCGTCGGTGAACAAACGCCGTATGCCTGGCGGAAGCGCTTCGGGGCGCTCGAGGCCGTGGACGTCCGGCGGCTGCGGGAACTAGCCGCCGGCGCGCCTCCGCTCGGCGACGCGCTCGGACGCCAGGCGCCCTTCTTCGGCGTCCGAGAGATCGGCGAAGGACATGGCCGTCGCGATGGCGCGGTGGCCGGCCTGCTCGGCGATGAGCCGGTGCATGGCCTGGCAGATCCGCCTGTACGCCGGGTGACCCTGGGGCGTCGTCCGCAGCTCGATCACGTGTATGGCTTCGCGCGCGTTGAGCTCCATGTAGAAGCGCACGCGGTACGCCATGGCCACGGCATACGGCGCCACCTCCGGGAGGCCCGCGGCCACGAGCGCCTCATAGAGCCCCGCCCCGTCGTCCATGACCCGCCGCCAGTCCGGGAGCGCCCCGACTGTCTCGATCTCCTCGGAGACGACCCAGCCGTGGCGCGTGGACAGGGGCTGCCACTCCAGAGTGAGCAGGCGGTGGCGCTGGAGATCGCGGAAGGCGCCGTAGTCGCCGAGCACGTCGAAGCGGTACGCAGTGCGCTCGAAGGCGCGGCCCGGCTTGTGCCGCCGGTTGGCGCGCGCGCCCACGTAGGCCTCCAGCACCTGGCGCCGCTCCTCAGCCCCGAGCTTGCGCGCCACCGCCAGCAGCTGGTCGTCGGGAAGCCGCGCGGAAGAGTACAGCGCCGCCGCCACGACCTTCACCTCGCCGTCCGGGTCGAAATCCGTCAGCGTCACCTCGTCGCGCGGCTCGGGCTCGAGCCCGGCAAGAAGTCGCCCGGCAACGTCGGCCGTCTCCCGCCGCGCCGCCTCGAGGTAGCGGCTCCAGGCCCCGCCCCGCTCGGGCCGGTCCACCCGCGTGAGGAAGGCCGGGATGACCTTGCGGAGCTCCCCCAGCATGAGCGAAGCATAGTCGCGCACCTCAGCCAGCGGGTGGGTGCGCATGCGGAGCAGCAGCGCCTCGTAGCCCTGCCCCGTGCCGAAGATGCCCACGCTCGAGCGCGTGGCCGCCGGCAGTAGGCCGCGCAGGCTGTCGAGCGCCTTGGCGCGGATGGTCGCGCGCCAGGCGACGTCGCTGTCTCCGGCGGGCTTCGGGAAGCGCGCCGTCCAGTGCTCGCGCATCGGCTCGATCCAGCGCGCGTACGTCTCGAACGCCCGGTCGAGCGTCTCGACGTAGCGCTGCCGCAGCGGGTGGCCGTCGAGCTCGGCCGGGACGTGGTACTTCCAGCGCCCGCCCGGCCTGTCCGTATAGGGGATGTAGCGCGTGGACTGCTCGAGGTAGGCCATGAGCCGGCCCCACTCGAGCACCTTGGTCAGGATGTTCGACGCGCCCTCGCAGGCCAGGTGCACGCCGCCCAGCTGCGCCACCGAGTCGTCGCCGTACTCGGAGAAGACCCGCTCGTAGAGCTGCTCGGCCCGGGCCGTCCCGACGGTTCGCGCAGCAGCGCCGGCGGGTGATTGTTCGACGAACTCGTCGAGGAAGAGGCGGCGGAGCGACTTGGCCGAGCGGGAGTAGCGAGCGAAGAGCGCGCCCTTGACGACCTCGGGCAGGTTGACAAGGGCGAAGACCGGCCCGTCGAGATTGGTGAAGTAGGGCGCGAGCGCGGCCCGCTCCTCGGGGCTGAACGTCTCCACGGCGTTATCCTAGCACGCGCCCCACCCGGGAGCGCGCCTTGGCAGGCCGCTGAAGAACCCGCAGGCGGCTCAAAAAGGACCCGATGCGAGGCGACGCCCCGCTGCTCGAGGTGAGCGACGGCCTGTGCCGTCGCGAGACGAGGGCTGAGTTGATTCCGCACGCGAGGCGTACTTTCTGTACGTTGAGCGTGCGACCGAGGGCGTCAACGAAGCAGATGGGCCTTTTTCAGCCGCCTGCTAGCGCGCCAAATACGTGTCGCCGCCGGTGAACATGTCCTCACGCGGAGGCGCGAAGACGTCGATGACTTCCGTATCCTCCGGGAAGTAGGCCTCGTGCGGCGTGTTGCCGGGGATGACACCGAGGTCACCGGCGACACACGTGCGCTTCTCCCCCGCCAGGGTGAACTCCATCTTCCCCGAGAGCATCCAGAAGAGCTGCTCGTGCGGGTGCTGGTGCATGGCGGCGCGGGCGCCCGCCTTCATCTTCCAGAAGACCACCATCTCCTTCTCGCCCACGAGGATCTTGCGGCTGATCTTGTCGCCGATCTTCTCCTCGGGCAGGGTCTTGAGGCTGGCATACCCCTTCATGACGGGAATCGGCATACGCGTGTGCCTCCTGGCATTTCTGACGTCGGGTGCCACGAGGCTAGCGGCAGCGTCCGGGCAAGTCAAGCCTCGTTGACCCCGTCGAACGGCGCGTGTGATAATCCGTCCATGCGTCCGGCCCTCGTGGCGGTTACGCTTCTCGTGGCGACGCTCTCGACCGGCTGCATCTCGAGCAAGTTCGGCCGCGAGTTCCCGTCGCCGGAGCCCCGCGCGATCACCGCGGGCAAGACCAACAAGGCCGAGATCCAGCGCCTCTTCGGCGAGCCCTACCAGGTCGGCATCGACAGCGGCGACGCGACGTGGCGCTGGTTCTTCGGCCAGCGCAGCTGGAGCACGGAGCAGACCAAGGACCTCTCCGTGCGCTGGAACAGAGACGGCACCGTCAAATCCTACGCCTTCACATCCAACTTCCCCGACGACATGACACGGCTCAAGTAGAAAGGACACCCCATGCCCAACATCACCGTCCAGTGGTATGCCGGTCGCACCCCGCAGCAGAAGCGCGAAATCACCGCCGCCATCACCGAGGCCATGGTCAAGATCGGCAAGACCACGCCCGACCAGGTGCACATCGTCTTCCAGGACATCGAGAAGTCGAACTGGGGTGTGAACGGGAAACTGGCGAGCGACTAGTGGCCAAGCTGAAGGTCGGCTTCATCCCCATCGAGGGCGGCCACTACTTCAAGGAGGCCCTCGAGGAGGTCGTCCGCGGCGAAGACCTCGGGTTCCACTCCGTCTGGATGGAGGAGCACCACTCGGTCGTAAACCACTACTGGCCCTCCCCGTTGCCGGTGCTGGCCGGCTTCGCCACCCGCACCTCGCGGGTCCTGCTCGGCACGGACATCCTGGTGGCGCCCTTCTACCACCCCGTGCGGCTGGCCGAGGACGCGGCGCTGATCGACGTCATGTCGGGCGGCCGCTTCGTGCTGGGCGCGGCCATCGGCTACAAGCCCGACGAATTCGCGCTGTACGGCGCCGAACTCGAGAAGCGCGGCGCGCGCTTCGAGGAGCAGCTCCAGATCATCAAGGGTCTGTGGACCCAGGACGGGATCGCCTTCAAGGGCCGGTACTACCAGGTCGAGGGCAAGCTCGAGCCGAAACCCGTCTCGAAGCCCCACCCGCCGATCTGGATCGGAGGCTGGGGCGACATCACCCTCAAGCGCGCGGCCACGCTCGCCGACAACTGGATCCCGGGACCGACCGCCGACCTGCCACGCCTTCTCAACGGCAAGCGGCTGTTTCGCGACAACCGCGCGGCGGCCGGCCTCACGGCGCCGATCACGGAGTGGCCGCTGACCCGCGACGTCATCATCGCCGACACCGACAAAGAGGCGCGCCAGCTGGCGGACCGGCACATCATGGTCTCGTACCGCAAGGAGTACGCCGGCGGCTGGAAGCATCCCTTCATCGACGCCTCGATCGCGACCGATCTCGACGGGCTCATGAAGGATCGCTTTCTCATCGGCGGGCCGGACCAGGTGCGGAAGGCGCTCG
It contains:
- a CDS encoding DinB family protein, with translation MRPEQVKAIEYLRDKGTRLAAAQIHERVAAGFAALEGFLDGVTEAEARVRALPGEWSIQEVADHLVETHRPSLEELHDLLAGRRPPGEPIPAGLQSRDPLARPWAELLGELKKLQAEVVAALVAAPDRLYDARAPVVMVINVKEPDGHETPLHWIEELDWKAYAVIFRLHVMDHLGQARKVLRAVREA
- a CDS encoding FecR domain-containing protein; the encoded protein is MRLIQRGWQAAGVLALALLVSPTAMVQAASPEGAGVATAVSGEVTVSHAVSPAPQALHFKDEVLYRDRISTAARSLARLLLGKKALVTVRELSELQLIDLAGTSTVHLVLGKIAIGVARQRMRPGETVEIRTQNAVAAIRGTVVVAERLTPPGGSDPVTRLHVLSGYIDVTTPGNPGAPPLRLVAPSSLTVTGNTMDRPVPLNAAARAALLSDLQPTQPLPTRVLGSLVRGEQARAAGLARIITGDRNGGGERVDVQGPPVDVQAPTTPVTPPTPSTPSAGPSSSPPFIFNNQSPELTGDLYTVRGGSPQNIFTDFLEATNSTVTVGGSPQLSPTANGFVAQNHGTVGLDGGLVDAANPQITSSADFVLGAGKGQFIVTGPAAPLVSLTGGTEEPIQHSGGFLDLNAAAVTTARAVRVDVALLEASAPLLNLSGASGSQLTTSGNAIDLTSKAKVTNTAAFVTDLPGDFRTKGSSREWRPPGRRGSRAKGAVYRKADGRDSEGSRSTARGRGREEARRR
- a CDS encoding cupin domain-containing protein, with amino-acid sequence MPIPVMKGYASLKTLPEEKIGDKISRKILVGEKEMVVFWKMKAGARAAMHQHPHEQLFWMLSGKMEFTLAGEKRTCVAGDLGVIPGNTPHEAYFPEDTEVIDVFAPPREDMFTGGDTYLAR
- a CDS encoding M20 family metallopeptidase; translated protein: MAAEALDQAKTKVAEAVDRLADDLEKISHQIHGNPELCFKEEKAAGWLSDFLEKQGARVERGVGGLPTAFRASIEGSGPGPTVAIMAEYDALPNIGHACGHNVIATAGTGAGAAIALALGKVPFAGRIQVIGTPAEEGGAGKVRLMEAGVFKDVDAAMMIHGRCGTQVWRPSLGIIKVKCEFFGKASHASSWPWRGVNALNAMIQLFVSLDLMRQQIKPDARVHGIITKGGDQANIIPEHTSAEFYLRAPSKDYCKELLRRFEGCAQGAATATGCTTKVTADATIHDPLKANFTMAELFGKNLERIDFPVDPDDGEAGYGSTDCGNVSQAIPTIHPYIRISPDGIPGHSREFAEWAKSPLARTGMVAGAKALALTALDLLANPAELKKAKDEFAGTKT
- a CDS encoding tautomerase family protein codes for the protein MPNITVQWYAGRTPQQKREITAAITEAMVKIGKTTPDQVHIVFQDIEKSNWGVNGKLASD
- a CDS encoding LLM class flavin-dependent oxidoreductase, encoding MAKLKVGFIPIEGGHYFKEALEEVVRGEDLGFHSVWMEEHHSVVNHYWPSPLPVLAGFATRTSRVLLGTDILVAPFYHPVRLAEDAALIDVMSGGRFVLGAAIGYKPDEFALYGAELEKRGARFEEQLQIIKGLWTQDGIAFKGRYYQVEGKLEPKPVSKPHPPIWIGGWGDITLKRAATLADNWIPGPTADLPRLLNGKRLFRDNRAAAGLTAPITEWPLTRDVIIADTDKEARQLADRHIMVSYRKEYAGGWKHPFIDASIATDLDGLMKDRFLIGGPDQVRKALEPFVKEYGLTHLICRLFFPGMPHRHIMRELELIAKEVMPAFQ